A region from the Aegilops tauschii subsp. strangulata cultivar AL8/78 chromosome 5, Aet v6.0, whole genome shotgun sequence genome encodes:
- the LOC109735949 gene encoding ammonium transporter 3 member 2, whose translation MSVPVAYQGNTSAAVADWLNKGDNAWQLTASTLVGLMSVPGMVVLYGGVVKKKWAVNSAFMALYAFAAVWICWVVWAYNMSFGEELLPFWGKAGPALDQAFLVGRASLPATAHYRADGTLETAMVEPYFPMATVVYFQCVFAAITLILVAGSLLGRMSFLAWMLFVPLWLTFSYTVGAFSVWGGGFLFHWGVIDYCGGYVIHIPAGVAGFTAAYWVGPRTKKDRESFPPNNILFALTGAGLLWMGWAGFNGGGPYAANVDSSMAILNTNICTAASLIVWTCLDAVFFKKPSVVGAVQAVITGLVCITPGAGVVQGWAALVMGVLAGSVPWYTMMVLHKRSKLLQRVDDTLGVIHTHGVAGLLGGVLTGLFAEPNLCNLFLPVTNSRGAFYGGNGGAQLGKQIAGALFVIGWNVVVTSIICVVIRLVVPLRMSEEKLAIGDDAVHGEEAYALWGDGEHYDDTKHGAAVVPV comes from the exons ATGTCGGTGCCGGTGGCGTACCAGGGGAACACGTCGGCGGCGGTGGCCGACTGGCTGAACAAGGGCGACAACGCGTGGCAGCTGACGGCGTCCACGCTGGTGGGCCTCATGAGCGTGCCGGGCATGGTGGTGCTGTACGGCGGCGTGGTGAAGAAGAAGTGGGCGGTCAACTCCGCCTTCATGGCGCTCTACGCCTTCGCCGCCGTCTGGATCTGCTGGGTCGTCTGGGCCTACAACATGTCCTTCGGCGAGGAGCTGCTCCCGTTCTGGGGCAAGGCCGGCCCGGCGCTCGACCAGGCCTTCCTCGTCGGCCGCGCCTCGCTCCCGGCCACCGCGCACTACCGCGCAGACGGCACGCTCGAGACGGCCATGGTGGAGCCCTACTTCCCCATGGCCACCGTCGTCTACTTCCAGTGCGTGTTCGCCGCCATCACGCTCATCCTGGTGGCCGGGTCGCTGCTGGGCCGCATGAGCTTCCTGGCGTGGATGCTCTTCGTGCCGCTCTGGCTCACCTTCTCCTACACCGTCGGCGCCTTCTCCGTGTGGGGCGGCGGCTTCCTCTTCCACTGGGGCGTCATCGACTACTGCGGCGGCTACGTCATCCACATCCCCGCCGGCGTCGCCGGCTTCACCGCCGCGTACTGGGTCGGGCCAAGGACCAAGAAGGACAGGGAGAGCTTCCCGCCCAACAACATCCTGTTCGCGCTCACCGGCGCCGGGCTGCTGTGGATGGGGTGGGCCGGGTTCAACGGCGGCGGGCCGTACGCGGCCAATGTCGACTCGTCCATGGCCATCCTGAACACCAACATCTGCACGGCGGCGAGCCTCATCGTCTGGACCTGCCTCGATGCCGTCTTCTTcaagaagccctccgtggtcggCGCCGTCCAGGCCGTGATCACCGGTCTCGTCTGCATCACGCCAGGCGCAG GTGTCGTGCAGGGTTGGGCGGCGCTGGTTATGGGCGTGCTGGCCGGCAGTGTGCCGTGGTACACCATGATGGTGCTCCACAAGCGCTCCAAGCTCCTTCAACGCGTCGACGACACCCTTGGCGTCATCCACACCCACGGCGTCGCCGGCCTGCTGGGCGGCGTCCTCACGGGCCTCTTCGCCGAGCCGAACCTCTGCAATCTATTCCTTCCGGTCACCAACTCCCGGGGCGCCTTCTACGGTGGTAACGGTGGGGCGCAGCTCGGGAAGCAGATCGCCGGAGCGCTCTTCGTGATCGGGTGGAACGTGGTCGTCACGTCCATTATCTGCGTCGTCATCCGCCTTGTCGTCCCGCTGCGCATGTCCGAGGAGAAGCTCGCCATTGGCGACGACGCCGTGCACGGCGAGGAGGCCTACGCGTTGTGGGGCGATGGCGAGCACTACGATGACACCAAGCACGGCGCCGCCGTCGTGCCGGTGTGA